In the Ruminococcus sp. OA3 genome, one interval contains:
- a CDS encoding iron-containing alcohol dehydrogenase, with the protein MAMDSFSASLMADKREIIFVPTVYKFQNFGQMAEEFSLSERDVVLTNEYIYTPFMKDLNLKCNFVFQEKFGAGEPSEEMIQTMYDAIPYDSYDRVIAVGGGAIMDLCKLLGCKRPSSVHELYFKRDPIVHEKEVIAIPTTCGTGSECTNISVAIVKDEKDGVLTGRETKLGLVSDDIIPNKVCLIPELLKTLPYKVFACSAIDALIHAVESFLSPARKTITSEMFSVKAMEIILEGFRHIINNGQDAVVSEVVLETPFMYYLEYLAGIAEGHILLADYEDEIEALFEAEDRWCQKRVETEVEHSPADILYIEENTSTTTLSPTQFRKYCMPYLKKYTKMMQDADKLVAYHMCGHLKLLLSDLNQLPNQAQEAFTPPPFGAATLIEGRAECPAKCLIGGCGAGQWVMDDPDKIIAYIEEQFSKLEHHRGIVLTSAGVMPPGCSPETIRQVFDWVKQYPNKN; encoded by the coding sequence ATGGCAATGGATTCATTTTCCGCCTCTCTGATGGCGGATAAACGTGAGATTATCTTCGTGCCTACCGTTTACAAGTTTCAAAATTTTGGACAGATGGCGGAAGAATTTTCTTTGAGTGAGAGAGATGTTGTACTGACTAACGAGTACATTTACACCCCTTTCATGAAGGACTTAAACCTGAAATGCAACTTCGTTTTCCAGGAGAAATTCGGTGCTGGAGAACCGAGCGAAGAAATGATTCAGACAATGTATGATGCGATTCCGTATGACAGCTATGATCGTGTGATTGCTGTCGGCGGCGGCGCAATTATGGATCTGTGCAAGCTGCTTGGCTGTAAGCGTCCGTCTTCCGTACATGAATTATACTTCAAGCGTGATCCGATTGTACATGAAAAGGAGGTTATCGCTATTCCGACGACCTGTGGCACCGGATCAGAGTGTACAAACATTTCCGTAGCTATCGTTAAGGACGAAAAAGATGGAGTCCTGACGGGCCGCGAAACAAAACTTGGACTGGTTTCAGATGATATTATCCCGAATAAGGTTTGCCTGATTCCAGAGCTTCTGAAGACTCTTCCTTATAAAGTCTTTGCCTGCAGTGCGATTGATGCGCTGATTCATGCGGTTGAGTCGTTTCTCTCACCGGCAAGAAAGACTATTACCTCTGAGATGTTTTCCGTAAAAGCAATGGAAATCATTCTGGAAGGTTTCCGCCACATTATTAACAATGGACAGGATGCCGTGGTCTCGGAGGTCGTTCTGGAAACTCCGTTTATGTATTACCTGGAGTATCTGGCGGGTATCGCAGAGGGACATATCCTGCTGGCGGATTATGAAGATGAGATAGAGGCGCTGTTTGAAGCCGAAGACCGATGGTGCCAGAAGAGAGTAGAGACAGAGGTGGAACACAGCCCGGCGGATATCCTTTATATAGAAGAGAATACGTCAACAACGACCTTATCGCCGACACAGTTCCGGAAATACTGCATGCCGTATCTGAAAAAATATACGAAGATGATGCAGGATGCGGACAAGCTGGTGGCTTACCATATGTGCGGTCATTTAAAACTGCTGCTCTCTGATCTGAATCAGCTGCCGAACCAGGCGCAGGAGGCATTTACACCACCGCCGTTTGGGGCAGCGACTCTCATCGAGGGACGCGCCGAATGCCCCGCGAAATGCCTGATCGGGGGATGCGGTGCGGGGCAGTGGGTGATGGATGACCCGGATAAGATCATCGCGTACATCGAAGAACAGTTTTCAAAGCTTGAGCATCACAGGGGCATCGTACTCACATCAGCTGGCGTGATGCCGCCGGGATGCAGCCCGGAGACGATCAGACAGGTATTTGACTGGGTGAAACAATACCCAAACAAGAATTAG
- a CDS encoding ABC transporter permease produces MPNVKNKSVIRRLSDRSLKANRMRNCIAVIAIILTTVLFTSLFTIGIGLGQSMQQQTMRQSGGNAHGTFKGISREAYEKLRATGIPEEMADNMICADTIQNPEFLKRHMEFWYYPEDKLDWYFIKISGGHFPWEADEILMDTMSLELLGIPCREGEKVTLEMSMGDNQEAFSRTFTLSGWYEPDPALNVGFGLVSKAYLTEHAQELQQAAQEHEFGNAGKIFAYVKFSNSRNIQEKLNQTIEAAGYSTDADSPDYIESNANWAYLSEGTGELDAISVIGMGAVLLIILTAGYLIIYNIFQISVVKDIHFYGLLKTIGTTGRQIRKIIRRQSWRMAVAGIPAGLITGFFIGKLLLPVIFDVSIYGGNSAVVTPTPVIFIGAAIFTLFTVWISTMKPARTAARVSPVEAVAYTGLDGGRKRKKHKKSADGAKLYRMAMSNLGRNKKQTIVVLLSLSLSVILLNSVFMIIHSFDTDKYLERFVDTDYLIGHADYFNYDYRGGDPNQAVSENFIHNVQNQEGFEEGGKLYGTGGISVDRESYQAPPEVARASDGTVLYPDSPRPANADLNGNYSGFLYGMEDLPLSRLKIWKGEKDPDVIREKLNTGKYILGTVTVDDDGSVQEYAAMHQVGDTVSLKDWEGTVIGTYEVLSIVKVNYYPQTCRIGYPFSYYTTAEQFVKMASEDLVMTYAFNVADDKEEAMNQFLMQYTENVEPTMNYESKSSWLGIFNDMISMFTTVGMALSLVVGLIGILNFVNSILTGIITRRKEFAMLESIGMTSGQLKKLMMLEGCYYAVFTIITSAMLTLIFSFTALRAVAGALWFMSFRFTMLPMLTIVPILLALGALVPLVALKAGGKQPVVERLREN; encoded by the coding sequence TAAAAGCGTGATCAGACGACTCTCCGACCGAAGCCTCAAAGCCAACAGGATGAGGAACTGCATAGCGGTGATCGCAATTATTCTCACTACAGTGCTGTTCACATCACTGTTTACGATCGGTATCGGGCTGGGGCAGTCGATGCAGCAGCAGACGATGCGCCAGAGCGGGGGGAATGCACACGGAACATTTAAGGGGATCAGCCGGGAAGCATATGAGAAACTGAGAGCGACAGGAATACCGGAGGAGATGGCGGACAACATGATATGCGCTGACACCATACAAAATCCGGAGTTTCTGAAACGGCACATGGAGTTCTGGTATTATCCGGAGGATAAGCTGGACTGGTATTTTATTAAGATTTCCGGAGGGCATTTTCCATGGGAGGCAGATGAGATTTTGATGGACACCATGTCACTTGAACTTCTGGGTATTCCGTGCCGGGAGGGTGAGAAGGTGACACTGGAGATGAGCATGGGTGACAACCAGGAGGCGTTTAGCAGGACGTTTACGCTGAGCGGCTGGTATGAACCGGACCCAGCGCTGAATGTCGGGTTTGGCCTGGTGTCAAAGGCATATCTGACGGAGCATGCGCAGGAACTGCAGCAGGCGGCTCAGGAACATGAATTCGGGAATGCCGGGAAGATATTTGCGTATGTAAAATTTTCAAATTCCAGGAACATTCAGGAAAAACTGAATCAGACGATAGAAGCAGCCGGCTATTCCACGGATGCCGACAGCCCGGATTATATTGAAAGCAATGCAAACTGGGCGTATCTGTCCGAGGGCACCGGAGAACTTGATGCGATATCCGTGATTGGAATGGGAGCTGTGCTGCTGATCATTCTGACGGCGGGATACCTGATCATCTATAATATTTTTCAGATATCGGTTGTGAAAGATATTCATTTCTACGGATTGCTGAAGACGATCGGGACGACGGGGCGCCAGATCAGGAAAATCATCCGTCGCCAGTCCTGGCGCATGGCGGTGGCAGGTATTCCGGCAGGACTGATTACAGGCTTCTTTATTGGCAAATTGCTGCTTCCGGTAATATTTGACGTGTCAATATACGGCGGAAATTCTGCGGTGGTAACTCCAACCCCCGTGATTTTCATTGGAGCAGCTATTTTTACGCTGTTTACCGTGTGGATCAGCACGATGAAGCCGGCGCGGACAGCGGCGAGGGTGTCACCTGTTGAGGCGGTCGCTTACACCGGCCTGGACGGTGGCAGGAAAAGGAAAAAGCATAAAAAATCGGCAGACGGGGCGAAGCTGTACCGGATGGCGATGTCCAATCTTGGAAGAAATAAAAAACAGACGATCGTGGTATTGCTGTCGCTGTCTCTGTCGGTCATTCTGCTGAACAGTGTTTTCATGATCATCCACTCGTTTGACACGGATAAGTATCTGGAGCGGTTTGTGGATACGGATTACCTGATCGGTCATGCCGATTATTTTAATTATGACTACAGAGGCGGGGACCCGAATCAGGCGGTGAGCGAAAATTTTATCCATAACGTGCAGAATCAGGAAGGATTTGAGGAGGGTGGAAAACTGTACGGAACCGGCGGCATTTCCGTTGACCGGGAATCTTATCAGGCGCCGCCTGAGGTTGCAAGGGCATCAGACGGAACCGTTCTTTATCCGGATTCTCCCCGTCCGGCGAATGCAGATCTGAATGGAAATTATTCCGGATTTCTGTACGGGATGGAAGACCTGCCGCTGTCCAGGCTGAAGATCTGGAAGGGTGAGAAAGACCCGGATGTCATCCGGGAGAAGTTAAACACAGGCAAATACATTCTGGGAACGGTAACTGTGGATGATGACGGCAGTGTACAGGAGTATGCGGCCATGCATCAGGTCGGCGATACGGTTTCACTGAAGGACTGGGAGGGAACTGTGATCGGTACGTATGAGGTTCTTTCCATCGTGAAAGTAAACTATTATCCGCAGACATGCAGAATTGGGTATCCGTTCAGCTACTATACCACGGCGGAGCAGTTTGTAAAAATGGCGTCGGAGGATCTGGTCATGACATACGCCTTCAATGTGGCGGATGACAAGGAAGAGGCGATGAACCAGTTTCTCATGCAGTACACGGAAAACGTGGAACCGACGATGAATTATGAGTCGAAATCCTCGTGGCTGGGAATTTTTAATGATATGATCTCGATGTTTACGACGGTCGGTATGGCGCTTTCCCTGGTAGTGGGACTGATTGGGATCCTGAACTTTGTCAATTCCATTCTGACGGGAATCATCACACGGAGGAAGGAATTTGCGATGCTTGAGAGCATCGGCATGACTTCGGGACAGCTGAAGAAGCTGATGATGCTGGAAGGCTGTTATTATGCGGTGTTCACAATCATAACATCGGCAATGCTCACGCTCATTTTTTCCTTCACGGCTCTGCGGGCGGTCGCCGGTGCGCTGTGGTTTATGAGCTTTCGGTTTACCATGCTGCCGATGCTGACGATCGTTCCGATACTGCTGGCATTAGGGGCATTGGTTCCGCTTGTTGCGCTGAAAGCCGGAGGAAAGCAGCCGGTGGTAGAACGCTTAAGAGAAAATTAA